In Variovorax paradoxus, a single genomic region encodes these proteins:
- a CDS encoding proteasome-type protease — protein sequence MTYCVGIKLNAGLVFLSDSRTNAGVDHISTFRKMIVYEQPGDRVMVLLSSGNLSISQSVREILQIEELRETREDGSPGDPITIWNAKSMFDAARVLGSAVRHVYDRDAEALKHAGLDFNVSFIFGGQVKGEGMRLFLVYAAGNFIEATTETPYFQVGESKYGKPVLDRVLTPETPLDEAAKCALVSMDSTMKSNLSVGLPLDLVVYEANKLETDRVICIDADNPYYRMMHNSWGQKLREVFDSIEDPVWDDSHTEHPLKMPATRHSPLRKISTPDEKLI from the coding sequence ATGACTTACTGCGTAGGCATCAAACTCAACGCCGGCCTGGTGTTCCTGTCCGACTCCCGCACCAATGCGGGCGTGGACCACATCAGCACCTTCCGCAAGATGATCGTCTACGAGCAGCCGGGCGACCGCGTCATGGTGCTGCTGTCGTCGGGCAACCTGAGCATCTCGCAGTCGGTGCGCGAAATCCTGCAGATCGAAGAGCTGCGCGAGACCCGCGAAGACGGCTCGCCGGGCGACCCCATCACCATCTGGAACGCCAAGAGCATGTTCGACGCCGCCCGCGTGCTGGGCTCGGCGGTGCGCCACGTGTACGACCGCGACGCCGAAGCGCTCAAGCATGCGGGGCTGGACTTCAACGTGTCCTTCATCTTCGGCGGGCAGGTCAAGGGCGAAGGCATGCGCCTGTTCCTGGTTTATGCAGCCGGCAACTTCATCGAGGCCACCACCGAGACGCCCTACTTCCAGGTCGGCGAATCGAAGTACGGCAAGCCCGTGCTCGACCGCGTGCTCACCCCCGAGACCCCGCTGGACGAAGCCGCCAAGTGCGCGCTGGTGTCGATGGACTCGACCATGAAGTCGAACCTGTCGGTCGGCCTGCCGCTCGACCTGGTGGTGTACGAGGCCAACAAGCTCGAGACCGACCGCGTGATCTGCATCGACGCCGACAACCCCTACTACCGCATGATGCACAACAGCTGGGGCCAGAAGCTGCGCGAGGTGTTCGACAGCATCGAAGACCCGGTGTGGGACGACAGCCATACCGAGCATCCGCTGAAG